In Centropristis striata isolate RG_2023a ecotype Rhode Island chromosome 15, C.striata_1.0, whole genome shotgun sequence, a genomic segment contains:
- the pigw gene encoding phosphatidylinositol-glycan biosynthesis class W protein, translating to MAMSQRNLKEAFVSNLNGTSLQEVALGSFLTPLCLINRGLILTLYYQAKGTLPLPLPQITHLLLDFSVLVLPLVLSCTVLSSVLHQVILSLTVISACVLCYIYRVNSNRSAQHPQNTISTFLQSHVQFSQVPFVTIFRVFVNVKTAISILAVDFAVFPRRYAKTETYGTGVMDFGVGAYVFANALVCPEARGKNISGSKMNYVTKQLLSVWPLVVLGMGRLISLKMSSYHEHVTEYGVHWNFFFTLAIVKVVATVLLAILPANQSWLIALLISGSYQFALETSEGLKAFIIHNNDREKDFLHANKEGIFSVVGYVAIYMAGVQVGLYLMQPRSQVRQWLKALFNLSLGSFVLYTALYACQTLIEPVSRRMANLPFFIWSVGQSLFFMSCLGMADMVLLFSKRTSGCHFVPSSWNLYKKQSDSDKKTGEPERHCLIQAVSRNQLLFFLLANVLTGMTNSVVDTLSCSNSLSVCVMLSYMFLNCFVIYVLHLFGITIKFW from the exons ATG GCCATGTCTCAGAGGAACCTGAAGGAAGCGTTTGTCAGTAATCTCAACGGGACCAGTCTGCAGGAGGTGGCACTGGGCTCATTTCTGACCCCATTATGTCTCATCAACAGAGGACTGATCTTGACCCTCTACTATCAGGCCAAAGGGACTCTTCCGCTGCCACTTCCACAGATTACTCATCTGCTTCTAGACTTCAGTGTGCTTGTCCTTCCCCTCGTCCTGTCCTGCACGGTTCTGAGCAGCGTCCTTCACCAGGTCATCTTGAGCCTGACTGTCATTTCGGCTTGTGTGTTATGCTATATCTATCGTGTCAACAGTAATCGTTCTGCTCAACACCCACAGAACACCATCAGCACCTTTCTTCAGAGTCACGTTCAATTCAGCCAGGTTCCCTTTGTCACCATCTTTCGAGTGTTTGTAAATGTGAAAACAGCAATCAGCATTCTTGCTGTAGACTTTGCGGTCTTCCCAAGGCGATATGCTAAAACTGAAACCTATGGGACAGGGGTTATGGACTTTGGAGTAGGAGCGTATGTCTTCGCAAATGCCCTTGTCTGCCCAGAGGCACGGGGGAAGAACATCTCCGGGTCCAAGATGAATTATGTCACAAAGCAGCTCTTGTCTGTCTGGCCCTTGGTTGTTCTTGGTATGGGAAGGCTAATTAGCCTCAAAATGTCCAGCTACCATGAGCATGTGACAGAATATGGCGTCCATTGGAATTTTTTCTTCACCCTTGCCATCGTCAAAGTTGTGGCTACTGTGCTTTTGGCCATTCTACCAGCCAATCAGTCATGGCTAATTGCCCTCCTGATCAGTGGATCTTATCAGTTCGCTCTGGAGACGTCAGAAGGactgaaggcttttattatCCACAACAACGACAGAGAAAAGGACTTCCTGCATGCCAACAAGGAGGGCATATTCTCTGTTGTGGGCTATGTAGCCATCTACATGGCAGGAGTTCAGGTTGGACTCTATTTGATGCAGCCAAGATCCCAAGTTAGACAGTGGCTCAAGGCACTATTTAACCTCTCATTGGGAAGTTTTGTCCTTTACACTGCATTGTACGCATGTCAGACACTGATTGAGCCTGTGTCTCGCCGCATGGCTAATTTACCTTTCTTCATCTGGAGTGTTGGTcaatctttgttttttatgtcctGTCTTGGTATGGCTGATATGGTTTTACTGTTTTCCAAAAGAACATCAGGTTGTCACTTTGTACCGTCGTCATGGAATTTGTATAAAAAACAATCAGATTCTGACAAAAAGACAGGTGAGCCAGAAAGACACTGTCTTATTCAAGCTGTCAGCAGGAAtcaattgttatttttcttgctTGCAAATGTCTTGACAGGAATGACCAACTCTGTAGTGGACACGCTTAGTTGCAGCAACtcattgtctgtgtgtgttatgcTCTCATACATGTTCTTGAATTGCTTTGTAATATATGTTTTACATCTATTTGGAATTACAATTAAATTCTGGTAA